A single Chryseobacterium sp. DNA region contains:
- a CDS encoding grasp-with-spasm system A modified peptide: MKKLTGMKNFSSLENKKLNDLAKISGGLSGETSKQWTYETGSGSDTGVYVDNKLVAVITEPN; the protein is encoded by the coding sequence ATGAAAAAGTTAACAGGAATGAAGAATTTCTCTTCATTGGAAAACAAGAAATTAAATGATTTAGCAAAAATCAGCGGTGGGTTATCCGGAGAAACAAGTAAACAATGGACGTATGAAACGGGCAGTGGCTCTGATACAGGAGTATATGTAGACAATAAATTAGTAGCAGTTATTACAGAACCTAACTAA
- a CDS encoding helix-turn-helix transcriptional regulator, protein MIQEKLKNLRKHKGMSQEKMAKILATDTSNYSRKERGETRIHEDEWKKLADALEVPVEEIKEDDNKFSSNFDSSTFNDHASGNVNYYNIPNSIIDSLQDYIKILKEQNELQKGR, encoded by the coding sequence ATGATTCAGGAAAAATTAAAAAATCTAAGAAAACATAAGGGTATGTCCCAAGAAAAGATGGCAAAAATATTAGCTACAGATACCTCTAACTATTCCCGTAAAGAGCGTGGAGAGACTAGGATACATGAGGACGAATGGAAAAAACTGGCGGACGCGCTGGAGGTTCCTGTTGAAGAAATAAAAGAAGATGATAATAAATTTTCTTCTAATTTTGATAGCTCCACTTTTAACGATCATGCAAGTGGAAATGTAAATTATTATAATATTCCCAATTCCATAATAGACAGCTTGCAGGATTATATAAAAATATTAAAGGAACAGAACGAATTGCAAAAAGGGAGATAG
- a CDS encoding DUF3810 domain-containing protein codes for MISLFEAFFELQKAPHQTLFSRIPFSMGDLIYIISGIFLLYYLIRLLNKRSRNGAMIRLLVLINIFYFTYQIFWGMLYFQTPIIKKLSRQEAPELNRAKIAALHYLEKCKITRQLVKENQHGVFVITDLKSIRQEILHQQTRLPTYISDKKVPQISAIKPSLFKSVMSFTGILGYYNPFTAEAQYNAELPSTFIPFTTAHESSHQLGFAREQEANFVGYLTGIDSGNMDLRYSTEYFTLKSLLRFISVHDPDFVKSALDHYSPAMKRDRAYEKAFILSHQGWLDDFFGFTNNLFLKSNQQEGSVTYSYFIDLLLNYEK; via the coding sequence ATGATTTCCCTTTTTGAAGCTTTCTTTGAACTTCAGAAAGCCCCACATCAGACCCTGTTCAGCCGTATCCCTTTTTCTATGGGTGATCTGATCTACATCATTTCAGGTATTTTCCTTTTGTATTATCTCATCAGATTACTGAATAAGAGAAGCAGAAACGGCGCTATGATAAGACTACTGGTCCTTATCAACATCTTTTATTTTACCTATCAGATATTCTGGGGAATGCTGTACTTCCAGACCCCAATCATCAAAAAGCTATCCCGCCAGGAAGCTCCTGAACTGAACAGAGCCAAAATAGCAGCGCTGCATTATCTTGAGAAATGTAAAATAACGCGTCAGCTGGTCAAAGAAAACCAGCACGGTGTATTTGTCATTACTGATCTGAAGTCTATACGGCAGGAAATCCTTCATCAGCAGACCAGGTTACCCACCTATATTTCAGATAAAAAAGTGCCGCAGATTTCTGCAATTAAACCCAGTTTATTTAAAAGTGTAATGAGTTTTACCGGAATATTAGGGTACTATAATCCTTTTACGGCAGAAGCCCAATATAACGCTGAATTACCATCTACTTTCATTCCCTTCACCACAGCACATGAAAGCTCCCATCAGCTTGGTTTTGCCAGAGAGCAGGAAGCTAATTTTGTAGGATATTTAACCGGTATTGATTCCGGTAATATGGATTTGAGATACAGTACAGAGTATTTTACCTTAAAGAGTCTTCTGAGGTTCATTTCTGTGCATGATCCTGACTTTGTAAAATCAGCCCTTGATCATTATTCTCCTGCCATGAAAAGAGACCGGGCTTATGAAAAAGCTTTTATTCTCAGTCATCAGGGATGGCTGGATGATTTCTTTGGGTTCACCAACAATCTATTCCTAAAAAGCAATCAGCAGGAAGGTTCGGTTACCTATTCTTACTTTATAGATCTCCTTTTAAATTACGAAAAGTAA
- a CDS encoding MFS transporter, with product MSNYSKQTNWAQFIPLVTVFFFWGFVAASNDILIPVFQKAFNLSQTESMLVQICFYVAYTVGSLIYMIVSKGLKQDLINKIGYKNGLIIGLLISAMGTLLFYPAANLRSFPLMISGLFIVGLGFSLQQIVANPLAIEVGPTETGSQRLTMAGGVNNLGTTIGPLIVAFAIFGSASTANMEASIESVKIPYLILGAAFVLVALMLKFSSLPAVTPTNIADTDDAIPGEHRSSAFQYPQLIMGMIAIFVYVGVEVSTASNLPAYMEKSLGFETKEVAPYISLYWASMMIGRWTGAVEAFDFSAGFKKILRFLAPYLAFGIFLLVNAIAMHDLTPFYIYGFIIIAMIICDIMSKGNPARMLLIFSAAGIAALIIGMFTTGMVSVYAFTSVGLFCSTLWPCIFALAINGLGKHTNQGSGYLIMMIMGGGIVSFIQGYIADLTNIHFSYIVGVICFAYLAFYAIRVSGILKAQGIDLDKISKGSGH from the coding sequence ATGTCAAATTATTCTAAACAAACCAATTGGGCTCAATTCATTCCGTTGGTTACTGTATTCTTCTTTTGGGGATTTGTAGCAGCCAGTAATGATATTCTGATTCCAGTTTTTCAAAAAGCATTTAATTTATCTCAAACCGAGAGTATGCTGGTCCAGATATGCTTTTACGTAGCTTATACTGTAGGCTCCTTAATTTATATGATTGTATCAAAAGGTCTGAAACAGGATCTGATCAATAAAATTGGGTATAAGAATGGCCTTATTATAGGGCTTCTTATTTCCGCCATGGGAACGCTATTGTTTTATCCGGCCGCCAATCTAAGGTCTTTTCCTTTAATGATCTCCGGATTATTTATTGTAGGTTTAGGATTCTCTCTCCAGCAGATTGTTGCCAATCCTCTTGCCATTGAGGTAGGTCCTACTGAAACCGGATCTCAGAGGTTAACAATGGCCGGTGGAGTCAATAACTTAGGAACTACAATAGGACCGCTTATTGTTGCATTTGCTATTTTTGGTTCTGCAAGCACAGCCAATATGGAAGCCAGCATAGAAAGTGTAAAAATACCCTATCTTATCCTGGGAGCAGCTTTTGTCCTTGTTGCTTTAATGCTTAAGTTTTCTTCCCTTCCTGCCGTGACGCCAACCAATATAGCGGATACGGATGATGCCATTCCGGGAGAACATAGAAGCTCAGCCTTCCAGTATCCACAATTAATAATGGGAATGATTGCTATCTTTGTATATGTAGGGGTGGAAGTTTCCACCGCAAGTAACCTTCCTGCCTATATGGAAAAAAGTCTGGGCTTTGAAACCAAAGAGGTGGCACCTTATATTTCATTATACTGGGCCTCAATGATGATTGGCCGTTGGACCGGTGCGGTAGAAGCATTTGACTTTAGCGCCGGATTCAAAAAGATCCTGAGATTTTTAGCTCCTTACCTTGCATTCGGTATATTTTTATTGGTAAATGCTATTGCTATGCATGATCTTACTCCATTCTACATCTATGGTTTCATTATTATTGCCATGATTATCTGTGATATTATGAGTAAAGGGAACCCTGCAAGAATGCTTTTGATATTTTCTGCAGCCGGAATCGCCGCTTTAATTATAGGAATGTTTACGACAGGAATGGTTTCTGTTTATGCCTTTACCAGCGTAGGTCTTTTCTGTTCTACATTGTGGCCGTGTATCTTTGCCCTGGCTATCAACGGGCTTGGAAAACATACCAATCAGGGATCAGGATATCTTATCATGATGATTATGGGAGGAGGTATTGTAAGCTTTATACAAGGTTATATAGCAGATCTTACCAATATTCATTTCAGTTATATCGTGGGAGTCATATGTTTTGCTTATCTTGCATTCTATGCAATTCGTGTAAGCGGAATTCTAAAAGCTCAAGGAATTGATCTGGATAAAATATCTAAAGGAAGTGGTCATTAA
- a CDS encoding 1-acyl-sn-glycerol-3-phosphate acyltransferase, with amino-acid sequence MTKILNYLWRFWLLLLAFVLTVIMGIPTFILSFNKKHYRYAYKFIRFWCFGMFYGMGFRYDLIRLSEQRPDKNQQYVFISNHTSIMDIMLTCILFPHHPICFVGKKELVKIPIFGMIYKRICVMVDRTSARSRADVYRRCAEKMEEGNSIAIFPEGGVPDDTSVILEEFKDGPFILSSKHHSPIAMFTFIGLKEMFPFDNAKGYPGRVKVYFNGIIEPSDFPRDLKSTAYKEIKKTLLKYSV; translated from the coding sequence GTGACAAAAATTTTAAATTATCTCTGGAGGTTCTGGCTGCTGTTACTGGCATTTGTCTTAACAGTTATCATGGGAATCCCGACCTTCATTTTATCCTTTAACAAAAAGCATTACAGGTACGCTTATAAGTTTATCCGTTTCTGGTGTTTCGGAATGTTCTACGGAATGGGGTTCAGATATGATCTGATCAGACTCTCTGAGCAAAGGCCGGATAAAAACCAGCAGTATGTTTTCATCTCAAATCATACTTCTATTATGGATATCATGCTTACCTGCATACTCTTTCCGCACCACCCGATATGTTTTGTAGGAAAAAAAGAGCTTGTAAAGATCCCTATTTTCGGAATGATCTATAAAAGAATATGTGTGATGGTAGACAGGACCAGTGCCAGAAGCCGTGCAGACGTATACAGAAGATGTGCAGAGAAAATGGAGGAAGGGAACAGTATTGCCATTTTCCCTGAAGGCGGAGTACCGGATGATACCTCTGTCATTCTGGAGGAATTTAAAGACGGACCGTTTATCCTCTCTTCTAAACATCACTCTCCTATTGCCATGTTTACTTTCATCGGGCTCAAAGAAATGTTTCCATTTGACAACGCTAAGGGATATCCAGGAAGGGTAAAGGTGTACTTCAATGGAATCATAGAACCTTCTGATTTTCCAAGAGACTTAAAATCAACCGCTTATAAGGAAATAAAAAAAACCTTATTAAAGTATTCCGTTTAA
- a CDS encoding GtrA family protein: protein MKEILTRQKQVLFFIIAGGLSAIVEIGSFKIFSTYLPQLLTRETNFHGIHYPLSNIFSTSCGIITNYFLSIWFVFERGKHSKRKEFVYFMGVSFISTLFSLGFFQVFYSFIFKDNINLIFYTLSPEMISKIAAILLVSILNYSVKKKVIFNG, encoded by the coding sequence ATGAAAGAAATACTCACACGCCAGAAACAGGTTTTGTTCTTCATTATAGCTGGAGGACTTAGTGCTATTGTAGAGATAGGCAGCTTTAAAATATTCAGCACTTATCTGCCCCAGCTTCTTACCAGAGAAACCAATTTCCATGGTATCCATTATCCTTTAAGTAACATCTTTTCTACCAGCTGCGGGATCATTACCAATTATTTTCTGAGCATCTGGTTTGTTTTTGAAAGAGGAAAGCATTCCAAAAGAAAAGAGTTTGTTTATTTCATGGGAGTCTCTTTCATTTCAACTTTATTCAGTTTAGGTTTCTTCCAGGTATTTTACAGTTTTATATTCAAGGATAATATCAATTTAATTTTTTATACCTTGAGTCCGGAAATGATCAGCAAAATTGCTGCAATTCTGCTGGTTTCCATCCTCAATTATTCTGTAAAAAAGAAAGTAATTTTTAACGGTTAA
- a CDS encoding BadF/BadG/BcrA/BcrD ATPase family protein, whose translation MVAIVDSGSTKSDWVILDDFKKVFLKTETIGFNPNFINKELIAPEIEKNSNLILVRNSITKIFFYGSGCGVQKNCETIENELKKVFGKAEIVVKEDLMAAAYAAYSGKPAIVCILGTGSNSCFFDGKDLKIELPSLGFLIGDEGSGSAIGKQLVRRYFMKKLPADLHEEFESDYHLTIDDALKNMYHAPRPNAYLANFNKFVIERKDHPYLKEMVFEEMKSFFEYQVLPYDEAKEAEINFIGSIAYYYENILRSVAAELHLNVGHVVQKPIESLVDYHIKYIL comes from the coding sequence ATGGTTGCTATTGTAGATAGTGGTTCTACTAAATCGGATTGGGTGATACTCGATGACTTTAAAAAAGTTTTTCTGAAGACAGAAACGATCGGTTTCAATCCGAATTTTATCAACAAGGAACTCATCGCTCCTGAAATAGAGAAAAACAGCAATCTAATATTGGTCAGAAACTCAATTACCAAGATCTTTTTCTACGGTTCCGGGTGCGGAGTACAAAAAAACTGCGAAACCATAGAAAATGAACTTAAGAAAGTATTTGGTAAAGCGGAGATTGTCGTAAAAGAGGATCTTATGGCGGCTGCTTATGCTGCATACAGCGGAAAGCCTGCTATCGTATGTATCCTGGGGACAGGATCAAATTCTTGTTTTTTTGACGGTAAAGATCTTAAGATCGAATTGCCTTCTCTCGGTTTCCTTATTGGAGATGAAGGAAGTGGCAGTGCGATCGGAAAACAACTGGTCCGAAGATATTTTATGAAGAAACTGCCTGCAGACCTTCATGAGGAATTTGAATCGGATTATCACCTTACTATAGATGATGCATTGAAAAATATGTATCACGCGCCAAGGCCCAATGCTTATCTGGCCAATTTCAATAAATTTGTTATCGAAAGGAAAGATCATCCTTATTTGAAGGAGATGGTTTTTGAAGAGATGAAAAGTTTCTTCGAATACCAGGTCCTGCCTTATGATGAAGCAAAAGAAGCAGAGATTAATTTCATCGGCTCTATTGCTTATTATTACGAAAATATACTACGTTCTGTTGCGGCAGAACTTCATTTAAATGTGGGACATGTTGTTCAGAAACCAATTGAAAGCTTAGTTGATTACCACATTAAATATATACTCTAA
- a CDS encoding NADP-dependent malic enzyme — protein sequence MSSNNNRDEKNFSQAALDYHKAEPKGKIEVIPSKPHSSQRDLSLAYSPGVAVPCMEIHDKPETVYDYTGKGNLVAVISNGTAVLGLGDIGAEASKPVMEGKGLLFKIFADINVFDIEINEKDPDKFIEIVKGIAPTFGGINLEDIKAPEAFYIEQKLKEELNIPLMHDDQHGTAIISAAALINSLQIANKNIDEVKMVVNGAGAAAIACTKLYISLGLKRENVLMCDSKGVINHKRENLTPEKLDFIAQTDSETLEDAVKGSDVFVGLSKGNVMTPEMLLSMNDNPIVFALANPDPEIAYDLAIETRKDVIMATGRSDYPNQVNNVLGFPYIFRGALDVQATGINEEMKLAAVHAIADLAKEPVPEAVILAYNVQNLQFGREYFIPKPFDNRLITKVSSAVAKAAMESGVAGKTIADFEEYEHQLLDRMGRDERLVRMMQSRAKSNPKRITLGNAEEYNVLKAAQILYEEGIAYPSLLGDKKYIKEQMERYGINLDIPIIDPSDDDQKENRKKYRETLWKLRQRKGMNEYKAKRFVRQRDYFGPLMLKHGDTDGLIVGFSKNYTSVLRPVLEIIEKDKGVDKVAAMMMILSEKKPIFFADTSINQNPTAEDLVNIAKMAEFTVRSFAIEPRIAMLGFENFAAISDTSKKVAKAVSILHEKYPKMIVDGEIQPDFAMNADHLSDYPFSKLGTTPANTFIFPNLESANLSYKIIRGMKVAQVIGPILMGLKQPVHVLQMRSSVDEIVNLATIAVLDAQRREKK from the coding sequence ATGTCAAGTAACAACAATCGCGACGAAAAGAACTTTAGCCAGGCCGCGTTAGATTATCATAAAGCAGAGCCCAAAGGAAAAATCGAAGTTATCCCGTCAAAGCCACACTCTTCACAAAGAGATTTGTCATTGGCATATTCTCCGGGGGTAGCTGTTCCTTGTATGGAAATCCACGATAAACCCGAAACGGTGTATGATTATACAGGAAAAGGAAACCTGGTAGCGGTAATCTCTAACGGTACCGCGGTACTGGGGTTGGGAGACATCGGGGCAGAAGCTTCAAAGCCGGTAATGGAAGGAAAAGGTCTTTTATTCAAGATCTTTGCCGATATCAATGTTTTTGATATTGAGATCAATGAAAAGGACCCGGATAAATTTATTGAAATCGTAAAAGGGATTGCCCCAACTTTCGGAGGGATCAATCTTGAAGATATTAAGGCTCCTGAAGCATTTTATATAGAACAAAAACTGAAAGAGGAATTGAATATTCCTTTGATGCATGATGACCAGCACGGAACAGCCATCATTTCTGCAGCTGCATTGATCAATTCCCTGCAGATTGCCAATAAGAATATTGACGAGGTGAAAATGGTGGTCAATGGAGCCGGAGCAGCTGCCATTGCCTGTACCAAGCTTTATATTTCATTGGGACTGAAAAGAGAAAACGTCCTGATGTGTGACAGTAAAGGAGTAATTAATCACAAAAGAGAAAACCTTACTCCTGAAAAATTAGATTTTATTGCTCAAACGGATAGTGAAACATTAGAAGATGCCGTAAAAGGATCTGATGTTTTCGTAGGACTGTCTAAAGGAAACGTGATGACTCCGGAAATGCTGTTGAGCATGAACGACAATCCTATTGTATTCGCTTTAGCAAATCCGGATCCTGAGATTGCTTATGATCTGGCTATCGAAACCCGCAAAGATGTCATCATGGCAACGGGAAGAAGCGACTATCCTAACCAGGTTAACAATGTATTAGGTTTCCCTTATATCTTCCGTGGAGCGCTGGATGTTCAGGCTACAGGAATTAATGAAGAGATGAAGCTGGCAGCGGTACATGCCATTGCTGATTTGGCAAAAGAACCTGTACCTGAAGCTGTGATTTTGGCATACAATGTTCAGAATCTGCAATTCGGAAGAGAATATTTTATTCCAAAACCATTTGACAACAGGTTGATTACCAAAGTGTCCAGTGCTGTTGCAAAAGCGGCGATGGAAAGCGGAGTAGCAGGAAAAACAATTGCTGATTTTGAAGAGTACGAGCACCAGCTGCTGGACAGAATGGGAAGAGATGAAAGGCTGGTAAGAATGATGCAGAGCCGCGCAAAGTCTAACCCGAAACGAATCACTCTTGGAAATGCTGAAGAATATAACGTATTAAAGGCAGCTCAGATTCTTTATGAAGAAGGAATTGCTTATCCAAGCCTTTTGGGAGATAAAAAATACATCAAGGAGCAGATGGAACGTTACGGGATCAACCTGGATATTCCAATCATTGACCCAAGTGATGATGATCAGAAAGAAAACAGAAAAAAATACAGAGAAACGCTTTGGAAACTTCGTCAGAGAAAAGGAATGAACGAATACAAAGCGAAGAGATTTGTACGCCAGAGAGATTATTTCGGACCTCTAATGCTGAAACATGGTGATACAGATGGTCTTATCGTAGGATTTTCTAAAAATTATACTTCGGTATTACGCCCTGTCTTGGAAATCATTGAAAAAGATAAAGGAGTAGACAAAGTTGCGGCAATGATGATGATTCTTTCTGAAAAGAAACCTATTTTCTTTGCAGATACATCAATCAACCAGAATCCTACTGCTGAAGATCTTGTGAATATTGCTAAAATGGCAGAATTTACCGTAAGGTCTTTTGCTATTGAACCGAGAATTGCAATGCTTGGATTTGAAAACTTTGCTGCCATTTCGGATACTTCTAAAAAAGTAGCTAAAGCAGTAAGCATCCTTCATGAAAAATATCCTAAAATGATTGTAGATGGCGAAATTCAACCGGATTTTGCAATGAATGCAGATCATTTGAGTGATTATCCTTTCTCCAAATTAGGGACGACTCCTGCCAATACCTTTATCTTCCCGAATCTGGAAAGTGCAAACCTTTCCTATAAAATAATCAGAGGAATGAAAGTAGCACAGGTTATAGGCCCGATCTTAATGGGGCTAAAGCAGCCGGTACACGTACTTCAGATGCGTTCAAGCGTAGATGAGATTGTAAATCTTGCAACCATTGCTGTTCTTGACGCTCAGAGAAGAGAGAAAAAATAA
- the ruvA gene encoding Holliday junction branch migration protein RuvA, whose protein sequence is MIFSLQGTVQELTPTYAVINVQGVGYYVGISLMTSQTLVLNQQTFLFIQQIIREDAHLLFGFNTRSEKEMFNLLISVNGVGAVSALILLSTLSLDEIASAVLSKNSALIQKAKGIGAKTAERIIVDLKDKVQKFSGPAENISAFTDNKIKEESLSALEVLGIPKRMSEKIADRILKQNPNITVEELVKQILKNI, encoded by the coding sequence ATGATATTTTCTTTACAAGGCACCGTTCAGGAACTTACGCCTACCTACGCAGTAATCAATGTACAAGGAGTTGGTTACTATGTGGGTATCAGTCTAATGACCTCACAGACGCTGGTTTTGAATCAGCAGACCTTTTTATTTATCCAGCAGATTATCCGGGAAGATGCTCATCTTCTTTTTGGATTTAACACTCGTTCAGAAAAAGAAATGTTCAATCTGTTAATAAGCGTTAATGGAGTAGGAGCCGTTTCAGCTCTTATTTTACTGTCAACATTGAGCCTTGACGAGATCGCTTCAGCAGTCCTTTCAAAGAACAGTGCATTGATTCAAAAAGCAAAAGGGATAGGTGCAAAAACTGCCGAAAGAATTATTGTGGATCTTAAAGATAAAGTCCAGAAATTCAGCGGTCCGGCAGAGAATATTTCTGCCTTTACGGATAATAAAATTAAGGAAGAATCGTTATCTGCATTAGAAGTTTTAGGGATTCCTAAGCGAATGAGCGAGAAGATTGCTGACAGAATATTGAAACAGAATCCCAACATCACGGTGGAGGAATTGGTTAAACAAATTTTAAAAAACATTTAA